Genomic window (Deltaproteobacteria bacterium):
GGTCCAGGTGGAGGGCGGTTTCGCCGTGGCCGGCGTGCCGGAACGGAGCGTGACTTGGCGCCAGGTGGCCGGCGCGGCCCACGCCAAGGGCACGCCGGCGGGAATGGATCCCGGTCTTCACGAGATCGCCTTCTTCGATCCCAACCGCGAGGCCTGGGGCTTCGGTGCCCACGTGGCCCTCGTGCGCATCGACGCCGACACCGGCGAGCTGACCATCGAGAAGCTCGTGCTGGTGGACGACATCGGCGTGGTCCTGAACCCCATGGTCGTCGAGGCCCAGGTCCACGGCGGCCTTGCCCAAGGCCTCGGCGAGGCCCTGTGCGAGGAAATGGTCTTCGACGAGGAAGGCCAGCCCCGCACCGGCACCCTCATGGACTACGCCGTCCCCCGCGCCAGCACCATGCCGCCCCTCATCATCGGCGAAACGGAAACCCCCAACCCCTTCAACCCCCTGGGCGTCAAGGGCGTCGGCGAAGCCGGCACCAACGGCGCACCGCCGGCGGTGGCCAATGCCGTGATGGACGCGTTGTCGCCGCTGGGCATCGACCACATCGACATGCCGTACACGGCGCCGAAGCTGTGGCGGGCGGTCCGGGAGGCGCGGAAGGCCAGCGGCTAGGCTACCGCACTGACCGCGACATTAGGCTCAATCATCTCCAAGTATCGAAGTGTGACGTGGACGCTTCCGTCGCGTTCTATGATCGCGGGTAAGGGAACCGCGTCGAGGTGGGCTGCTGGTATCCGGGTTGAAGCCTCAAACCCCTCCAAACCCCTGATCCTGCGCCTCGCTCACCAGCCACGGATCGTTGATCTCCGTTGTCGGGGGCTCGCCCTGTAGCACCCGCACGACTTCCCTGGCGGCGTGGGTTTGGCAGTCCACGTACGACTCGTTGGAGTTGGCGGCGGTGTGGCACGTGACGATGACGTTGGGGAGGGTGAGGATCGGGTGGTCGGCGGGCATGGGTTCGGGGTCGGTGACGTCGAGGGCGGCGCCGGCGATCTCGTTGGTGGTGAGGGCCTCGTAGAGGGCGTCGGTGTCCACCAGGCCGCCGCGGGCGCAGTTGAGGATGTAGGCCGACTTCTTCATGGCGGTGAACTGGGCCTTGCCGAACATCTTGCGGGTGGCGGACACGAGCGGAGCGTGCAGGCTGATCACGTCCGAAGTGCGCACCAGCTCGTCCAGGGACACCAGCTTCACGCCCATGGCCTCGGCGAGTTCCGGAGCCACGTACGGGTCCACCGCCTGGACGTTCATCTTCATGCCCTGGGCCCGAGGCGCCACCTGGCGCCCCACGTTGCCCAGGCCCACGATTCCCAGGGTCTGCCCGGCGATACGTGACACCGGGCCGCGGTAGGAGTGCAGCTCGGCGGTGTGGCGGCGCCAGCGACCCTCGCGCACGTACTGGTTCATGCGCACGAGCTTGCGAGAGATGGCGATCATGAGGCCGATCATCTGCTCCGACACTTCGATGGAGTTGCAGCCGGCGGCGTTGCACACGGTGACGCCGTGCTCCTTGGCCGCGGCCAAGTCCAGCCGGTCCACGCCCACGCCGGTGCGGCACACCACCTTGCAGCGGTTGAGCTTGGAGATGATCTCGCGGGTGAGCGGCAAGGCCCCATGAAAGATCATGCCGTCGGCGTCGCGCCCGGCCTCGGCCAACTCCTCGTCGTTGGTCGGCCGGGCGATCACCATCTCCGCATCCGCCTCGCGCAGGATGGGCTCGATCAGGTCGACGGGAATATCGTTGCTGCCACAGTAAACGACCCGGTATTTCGCCATCGTTCGTATCCCGCCTACATCCCCAGCCCGAACATCTGCACCGGGTTGTCCCACAGGATCTTGCGGCGCGTCTCCTCCGACAGCTTGTCGTTGGCGCTCAGGGCGCCCACGGTGAGATCCGGCCACTTGTCGATGCAGTCACTGTGGGGATAGTCCGTGGCCATGGTCAGGCGATCGTTGCCGACGTGCTCGACGAAGCTCGGCACCAACTCCTCGCCGGCCTCGCAACTCACCCAGCACTGGCGGTGGAAGTAGAAACTCGGCTTCTCCGGCGTGGTCTTGGCGGAACCGTGAGACTCGTGCTCCCAGTGCTCATCCATGCGCTCCAGCCAGAACGGCACCCAACCGCAACCGGACTCCAGGTAGGCGACCTTCAACGCGGGGAACTTCTCCAGGACGCCGTCGCCGCAGAAGCTCAGGCAGGCGAGCATCTGCTCCATGGGATGACAGGCCACGTGGCGGCCGAACTCACTGTAGCGGTCGCCGCCCGCCTGCTCCAGGACCGTGCGCGCGCCCTCGTGGACGCACACGGTCACGCCCAGGTCCTGGGCCGCCTCGTAGATCGGATAGTAGTCCGGGCTCGCCAGCGTGCGCCCGCAGAGCTTGTTGGGGCGCCAGAAGATCCCCACCAGGCCGAGCTTCTCGCGCGCGTGGCGCAGCTCCTCGACGGCGCGGGCGGGATCCTGCAACGGCAGCAGCATGACGCCGCGCAACCGCGACTCATCGTGGCCGCAGTACTCGGCCAGCCAGGTGTTGTAGGCACGGCAGATGGCCTGGCTCAGTTCGGGGTCGATGTCCGAGCTCCACATGACGTAGAGGCCCATGGTCGGGAACAGCACGCTCAGGTCGATGCCTTCCTTGTCCATGTCGCGCAGGTTGGACACGGGGTCGAAACCGGTGGCGATGGCCTCGGCGAAGGTCTCGCGCCAGGACTCGTTGCTGGCGAAGATGTAGCCGTAGTCGGTGACCTCCCGGTCCGGCCGCCGGTTGGAGTCGGACACGGGCTTGCCGTCGACGAGGCGGTTGGACTGGTTCGGTCCGGTGATCTTTACCCGCCCGTGGAACTTCTTCGGCATGTACCGGTCATACATGTCCGAAGGCTCCATGATGTGCCGATCCGAATCGATTACTCGAAATCCGTCCTTCATGGCTCAACTCCTTCCTCGGAAAGGCGGGGACCGCCCCGTTGGCTGTTGCGTTGTCGCTCGATTGGAAACGCCCGGCCGATGGCGACCGAAGCAGTGCCACTATAAATCAAAGGCCTTACCCTATCAAACGACGAAACCCGTGAATCCACGCGGAGAATTAACCCACCCGGACCCGTGCGGCCAGGCGCTTGACCCTTCCTGGGGCCGCCGCTAACATCCTCCCTGACAGCCACCTGGAAGACCAAGGAGGACATCATGGGAGTGGAGCCCGGCGCGGAACTTTTCGATTTCAACGAGCCCTCGGCCACGGGCAAGGCCGGTTTCGGCACGTGGCAGAACCCGAAATCACCCTACGACCGTTTCATGGAGGACCAGGGCATCTCCATCCACCGGGACATCGGCGTGCACAAGGTCCAGGACCTGCCGCTCAAGCCCTGGAGCCGCCTGGGCGGGCGCGGCATCGGCATCCAGCTCCTGGGCACCGAGCACCTCTGGGGCATGTACGTGGTGGAGGTCCCCGGCGCGGGCTCGCTCAACGCCGAGCGCCATCTCTACGAGGAGACCTACTACGTGGTCGAGGGGCGCGGCACCACCGAGGTGTGGCACGAGAGCGAGAGCAGGAAGCTCACCTTCGAGTGGGGTCCGGGCTCGCTCTTCGGCATCCCGCTCAACGCCTGGCACCGGGTGGTCAACGCCACCTCCGCCCCGGCCATGCTCCTCGCCGCCACCACCGCGCCCAACATCCTGAACCTGACCCGCGACGCCGAGTTCGTGATGAACTGCCCCTACGAATTCAGCAAACGGTTCTCCGGCGATGACGACTACTTCAAGCCCGTGGAAGAAGTACGCGCCGACCCGGTGCGCGGCCTGGCCATGCGCCTCACCAACGTCATCCCGGACATCGTCACCTGCGAGCTGCCGCGGGACAACCGACGCTCCTTCAGCTACCGGCGGGTGGAGCCGCACATGGCCGGGGCCAACTTCTACATGAAGATCGCCCAGTACGAGACCGGCCAATACTCCAAGGCGCACAAGCACAGCTCCGGCGCCATCCTGGTGTGCATCAAGGGCAAGGGTTTCAGCTGCACGTGGCCGGACACCCTGGGCATGCGGCCGTGGGAGGCAGGACGCGGGGACGACGTCAAGCAGCAGACCTACGAGCCGGTGGGCATGATCAGCGCCGCGCCCATGCGCGGCGACTGGTTCCATCAGCACTTCGGCACCGATCCGGAGGGGCTCAGGCTGCTGATCTTCGACGGCCCCTACGGACCGGCCTTCCGGCGCGGCGGCGCCCCCGGCGCCCAGGCCAAGGACGTAGGCGCGGTGGACACCCGCGACGGCGGCAACGCCATCTCCTACATGGACGAGGACCCGCAGATCCGAAAGACCTACGAGGCCGAGCTGGCCGCCAACGGCATGGAGAGCCACATGCCCGAGTGGGCTTACGAGACGCGCACGCCGCCGGAAGGGGCGCTGGAGCCGGCGGCAGGGTTCTGAACGGCGGATCGCGTCGAAGTCGCGCTTCTCACCCCTCCCACAAAGCGCTGAACCGGACCGCCGCCACCTGCTCGTAGGGTACCGGCCCCGGCAGGTGGCCGACGGACTGGGCGAACGCGTTCAGCTTCGTGACCGCCTCCTCGGAAATGGCGGGCTCGTAGAACGGCACGTCCCGCTCCACGATGCCGGTGATGAGCTCGGCCGCGTCCTTCGGGAAGAGCCGCTCCCCCACCAGCGCGGCCTTGGAGGGATCCGCGCGCAGCGCCTTCTGCGCCTTGACGATGGCCCGCACCGCGGCCGCGGCCTGTTCCGGCTCCCGTTCGATGAAGGCGTCGGTCGTTCCCACCCCTGCGAAGGTGCAGTAGCGGACTTCCGCGGGGTCGTCGCCCCGCCGCACGTCCACGTGGACCTTGCCGACCCCGAGCGAAACCGCTGTGGCGCTGCCCATGGCGTTGGACCAGAAGCCGTCGATTTGCCCGGACTCCAGCCCGCGCGCGGCGTAGACGCCAAATGAAACGTCCCGGCCCTCGGAGCCCGGCAGATGCACGATGCTCACGTCACGTTCGGGATCCAGGCCCCCGGCGGCCAGCAGCGTCTTGAACACCAGGTCCGGCCCTTCCGCCGCGGTCAGGCGCAAGCCCTTCAGCCCGCCGATGTCCCCCCGCTCCGCCGCGAGGTCCGCGCGCACCGTCAGGAGCCAGGGCGTCCCCTGAGACAGCGCCACCAACAACTTGGCCCCCCTCCAGCCGGGAAACTCCCGCAACAGGTCGTGCACCGACCCCGCGATCATGGCGTCCGCGTGCCCCTCCCGGAGCGCGCGCGTGGCGCCGATCTGCGAGACCAGCTCGATCTCCACGTCCGCGCCCTCTTCTTGGTAGAAACCCAGCTCCTGGGCGGCCAGGGCCGGAAAACAGGTGTTGCTGACAAGGTCTACGGCTGCGATGCGCATATCAGTCGTTCTCCAGGGCCTGTTGCAAGTCATCCGTGCCTGCGAAGCTCACTCCGTTATAGATCACCGTCCTGGCAAACCGCCAGCTTGAAAGACACCACGGCTCTTGATCCGAGCCCCGCATGTGCTTAGCTTAGGCTTCCCTTCGACCGCAGCGACGCCTTGGAGGATACCTGATGACGGAACAGGACTTGACCGAGCTGACCCTGGCGGATGCATCCGCGAAGATCAGGAGCGGGGTCTTATCCCCGATAGAGCTTGCTGAGCTTGTGCTCGCTCGGATCGAGCGTTTGAACCCGGAACTGGTCGCATACGTCACGGTATCCCGGGACGAGGCGCTGGCGGACGCGCGGGCGGCGGAGACGGAGATACGCGAAGGCAAGTATCGTGGGCCGCTGCACGGCATTCCCTTGTCCATCAAGGACAACATCGCGACACGTGGCATCCGCACGACAGCGGGGTCCAAGGTGCTGGAGGACTGCGTTCCGGATTACGACGCCACTGTGGTGGCGCGGTTGAGGGACGCGGGCGCGGTGATCCTGGGCAAGACCAACATGCACGAGTGGGCCAACGGCGGCACCACCATCAATCCGTTCTACGGCACCACCCGTAACCCCTGGGATACGGAGCGGATCGCCGGGGGCTCCAGCGGCGGGTCGGCGGCGGGAGTGGCCGCGAGCCTGGGCCTCGGCTCTTTGGGCACGGACAACGGCGGCTCGGTGCGGAACCCGGCATCGCTGTGCGGCATCGTGGGGTTGAAACCCACCTATGGCCGCGTCAGCCGCTTCGGGCACGTGCCCGGCGACGGCGGCTTCAGTACCAACCACGTGGGCGTGTTCAGCAAGACGGTGCGGGACTGCGCCCTGATCCTGCGGGCCATCGCGGGAATAGACCCGAAGGACCCCAACAGCGCGGACGAGCCGGTGCCGGACTACGAGGACGGCCTCGACGCCGGTATCAAGGGCCTCCGCGTGGGAGTCGTCAAGGACTACTTCGACCGCTACACGACGCGGTCGGTGCGGGAAGCCTTCGTGGAGGCCCAGCGGCAACTGGAATCCCTCGGTGCCACGCTGGTGGAGGTGGAGGTGCCGCACATCGACACGACGAGGTTCGTGTGGCCGTGCATCACGCGGCCGGAGAACGTCGTGGAGAACCTGCCTTACCTGACGGCGCGGCCGCGGGACTACAGTCCGCGCCTGCTGCTTCAGAACGTCGGCGCCATGCTGATTCCCGCTGAAGCCTACGTGACCGCGCAACGCATCCGCCGGATGTTGTGCCGGGAGTTCGACGAAGCCTTCGAGCAGGTGGACCTCATCGCCGCGCCCACGGCGGCGGTGCCAGCACCCACCATCGAGGAATCCAAGCGGGCGGTGATGGAAGTGGACGGAGAGAAGATCAGCCTCGAAGGCACGGGCGTGAACTTCCGCTCGCTCTTTACCACGCCCTTCAACCTTACCGGCCTGCCGGCCCTGAGCGTCAACTGCGGGTTCACGGACGGCGGCCTGCCCATCGGGCTCCAGGTCGTGGGGCCGCGTTTCCGCGAAGAACGGGTGCTGCGGGCCGCCCACGCCTACGAGCAGGCGGCCGGCTGGCACCGGCGCAAGCCGACGGTTGGCGGGTGATCCGCCTCAGGCCACCGAACGCACGGCGGCGGCCGCGGGTGCGGCTCCCAGCACACGGTCGAGAAAGTTCACGGTCAGCGGCCAGGTGAGCTTGGCCAGGGCCGGGGCGTAGGCGTCGCCGTCGGCCAGGGCGAAGCCGTGGCCCGCCTCGGGAAAGAAATGCCACTCGACCTCAGGGGTGCCCTCCAGGAAGCACGCGCGCAACTTCTCCTGCACCGGCACGGGCGCGACCCGGTCGTGGCCGCCGAAGAACGTC
Coding sequences:
- a CDS encoding cupin domain-containing protein, with amino-acid sequence MGVEPGAELFDFNEPSATGKAGFGTWQNPKSPYDRFMEDQGISIHRDIGVHKVQDLPLKPWSRLGGRGIGIQLLGTEHLWGMYVVEVPGAGSLNAERHLYEETYYVVEGRGTTEVWHESESRKLTFEWGPGSLFGIPLNAWHRVVNATSAPAMLLAATTAPNILNLTRDAEFVMNCPYEFSKRFSGDDDYFKPVEEVRADPVRGLAMRLTNVIPDIVTCELPRDNRRSFSYRRVEPHMAGANFYMKIAQYETGQYSKAHKHSSGAILVCIKGKGFSCTWPDTLGMRPWEAGRGDDVKQQTYEPVGMISAAPMRGDWFHQHFGTDPEGLRLLIFDGPYGPAFRRGGAPGAQAKDVGAVDTRDGGNAISYMDEDPQIRKTYEAELAANGMESHMPEWAYETRTPPEGALEPAAGF
- a CDS encoding amidase → MTEQDLTELTLADASAKIRSGVLSPIELAELVLARIERLNPELVAYVTVSRDEALADARAAETEIREGKYRGPLHGIPLSIKDNIATRGIRTTAGSKVLEDCVPDYDATVVARLRDAGAVILGKTNMHEWANGGTTINPFYGTTRNPWDTERIAGGSSGGSAAGVAASLGLGSLGTDNGGSVRNPASLCGIVGLKPTYGRVSRFGHVPGDGGFSTNHVGVFSKTVRDCALILRAIAGIDPKDPNSADEPVPDYEDGLDAGIKGLRVGVVKDYFDRYTTRSVREAFVEAQRQLESLGATLVEVEVPHIDTTRFVWPCITRPENVVENLPYLTARPRDYSPRLLLQNVGAMLIPAEAYVTAQRIRRMLCREFDEAFEQVDLIAAPTAAVPAPTIEESKRAVMEVDGEKISLEGTGVNFRSLFTTPFNLTGLPALSVNCGFTDGGLPIGLQVVGPRFREERVLRAAHAYEQAAGWHRRKPTVGG
- a CDS encoding amidohydrolase family protein: MKDGFRVIDSDRHIMEPSDMYDRYMPKKFHGRVKITGPNQSNRLVDGKPVSDSNRRPDREVTDYGYIFASNESWRETFAEAIATGFDPVSNLRDMDKEGIDLSVLFPTMGLYVMWSSDIDPELSQAICRAYNTWLAEYCGHDESRLRGVMLLPLQDPARAVEELRHAREKLGLVGIFWRPNKLCGRTLASPDYYPIYEAAQDLGVTVCVHEGARTVLEQAGGDRYSEFGRHVACHPMEQMLACLSFCGDGVLEKFPALKVAYLESGCGWVPFWLERMDEHWEHESHGSAKTTPEKPSFYFHRQCWVSCEAGEELVPSFVEHVGNDRLTMATDYPHSDCIDKWPDLTVGALSANDKLSEETRRKILWDNPVQMFGLGM
- a CDS encoding C-terminal binding protein, with amino-acid sequence MAKYRVVYCGSNDIPVDLIEPILREADAEMVIARPTNDEELAEAGRDADGMIFHGALPLTREIISKLNRCKVVCRTGVGVDRLDLAAAKEHGVTVCNAAGCNSIEVSEQMIGLMIAISRKLVRMNQYVREGRWRRHTAELHSYRGPVSRIAGQTLGIVGLGNVGRQVAPRAQGMKMNVQAVDPYVAPELAEAMGVKLVSLDELVRTSDVISLHAPLVSATRKMFGKAQFTAMKKSAYILNCARGGLVDTDALYEALTTNEIAGAALDVTDPEPMPADHPILTLPNVIVTCHTAANSNESYVDCQTHAAREVVRVLQGEPPTTEINDPWLVSEAQDQGFGGV
- a CDS encoding ABC transporter substrate-binding protein; this translates as MRIAAVDLVSNTCFPALAAQELGFYQEEGADVEIELVSQIGATRALREGHADAMIAGSVHDLLREFPGWRGAKLLVALSQGTPWLLTVRADLAAERGDIGGLKGLRLTAAEGPDLVFKTLLAAGGLDPERDVSIVHLPGSEGRDVSFGVYAARGLESGQIDGFWSNAMGSATAVSLGVGKVHVDVRRGDDPAEVRYCTFAGVGTTDAFIEREPEQAAAAVRAIVKAQKALRADPSKAALVGERLFPKDAAELITGIVERDVPFYEPAISEEAVTKLNAFAQSVGHLPGPVPYEQVAAVRFSALWEG